One stretch of Zingiber officinale cultivar Zhangliang chromosome 6B, Zo_v1.1, whole genome shotgun sequence DNA includes these proteins:
- the LOC121990711 gene encoding uncharacterized protein LOC121990711 → MDLDRDRRLVVLALVKAGRAYLDAASAAYQVERLGFGHLVGDPAADAILSFKAAAALAFKAAAASSTVLNGAAYPAAAVPVAAPVPVADLPVPIADPVADLAPVPIADPVADLIPVPIADPVIVPRRPRRQPSRRCRRR, encoded by the coding sequence ATGGATCTCGATCGCGATCGCCGCTTAGTCGTTCTGGCCTTGGTAAAAGCTGGCAGGGCCTACTTAGACGCCGCCTCGGCGGCCTACCAAGTTGAACGCCTCGGCTTTGGCCACCTCGTTGGCGACCCAGCTGCCGACGCAATCTTGTCCTTCAAAGCTGCCGCCGCCTTGGCCTTCAAAGCTGCCGCCGCGTCCAGCACAGTTTTAAACGGCGCGGCCTACCCAGCTGCTGCCGTCCCCGTCGCCGCACCCGTCCCCGTCGCCGACCTCCCAGTCCCCATCGCCGACCCCGTTGCAGACCTCGCCCCAGTCCCCATCGCCGACCCCGTCGCCGACCTCATCCCAGTCCCCATCGCCGACCCCGTCATCGTCCCCCGTCGTCCCCGTCGACAACCCTCCCGCCGATGCCGCCGCCGCTGA